Proteins encoded by one window of Rhodamnia argentea isolate NSW1041297 chromosome 6, ASM2092103v1, whole genome shotgun sequence:
- the LOC115741447 gene encoding uncharacterized protein LOC115741447, whose product MAHRTKHRRDMAAAELQTRTQPTLKKHPKQALITTAIAIVEDPDPAIPSKPFDMPRIAISQKPTNFSSTPTKVDTLLQAKALNKSADFESSKFSSCSATAKQGKGNQEVGKRGKKTKGDCAVKAKKLVAREWEDGDGGARAVEKERSKIKVSRDGIDMVKFSSLSVEEEEELRKCHEEAVDGARRNSTSSMVASGRRRRSFGGAQVELGDVFASSGVRVVAVDMPPFMQIHAVDCARKASDSLEKFSCKALAFTLKKEFDGVYGPAWHCIVGTSFGSFVTHSVGGFMYFSMDQKTYVLLFKTTVQRAD is encoded by the exons ATGGCACACCGCACCAAGCACAGGCGCGATATGGCAGCTGCAGAGCTCCAAACCCGGACTCAACCCACCCTCAAGAAGCACCCAAAGCAAGCCCTTATCACCACCGCCATAGCCATAGTCGAAGACCCAGATCCCGCCATTCCCTCTAAGCCCTTCGACATGCCCAGGATTGCAATTTCCCAGAAGCCCACCAATTTCAGCTCTACGCCTACTAAAGTAGACACCCTCTTGCAAGCCAAGGCCTTGAATAAATCTGCAGACTTTGAGTCTTCCAAGTTCTCTTCTTGCTCGGCCACGGCCAAGCAAGGCAAGGGAAATCAAGAAGTGGGGAAGCGGGGCAAGAAGACGAAGGGCGACTGTGCGGTGAAGGCGAAGAAATTGGTGGCCAGGGAATGGGAGGATGGGGACGGGGGAGCTAGGGCGGTTGAGAAGGAGAGGAGTAAGATTAAGGTGTCTCGAGATGGGATTGACATGGTCAAGTTCTCGTCTCTgtcggtggaggaggaggaggagttgaggAAGTGCCACGAAGAGGCTGTTGATGGTGCGAGGAGGAATTCGACGTCTTCAATGGTGGCGAGTGGTAGGAGGAGGAGGTCCTTCGGGGGCGCACAGGTTGAGCTGGGTGATGTTTTCGCGAGCAGCGGAGTGAGAGTTGTTGCAGTGGACATGCCACCCTTTATGCAGATTCATGCTGTGGACTGTGCGAGGAAGGCCTCTGATAGCCTTGAGAAGTTCAGCTGCAAGGCGCTTGCTTTCACACTCAAGAAG GAGTTTGATGGGGTTTACGGACCTGCTTGGCACTGCATTGTAGGGACAAGCTTTGGGTCTTTTGTGACACACTCGGTTGGGGGGTTCATGTACTTCTCAATGGATCAAAAGACGTATGTCCTCTTGTTTAAAACTACAGTACAAAGAGCAGATTGA